A genome region from Methanobrevibacter sp. includes the following:
- a CDS encoding nucleotide sugar dehydrogenase produces the protein MKICVIGQGYIGLPTAALFAENGCNVVGVDVKKEVIDDLNKGIVHIEEPGISEAITDAINENRYVAQLEPAEADVFIITVPTPYKMENLSCDLSYVIEACNSILKYVKKENVIIVESTIAPGSIEETVQPIFENEGFTIGEDLFLAHCPERVLPGQIIYELVHNDRIIGGVTPKCTEKAAEAYGIFVKGELMKTEAKTAELSKCMENTFRDINIALANELAKICAEIDVNALDVIKLANKHPRVNILNPGPGVGGHCLAIDPYFIYAKAPETAKIIKLARDTNKSMPDFVTKYAEKIIENNCKGNEKIAILGVSYKGNTGDTRESPAFEIIAQLNEKGYDIEIFDPHVENEDYHDFENTIKNASLCLILADHDEFKDMDMNLLIKEMKNPIIFDTKNIINGVPEEITLYNLGNLSKI, from the coding sequence ATGAAAATTTGCGTAATTGGCCAAGGTTATATTGGACTTCCAACCGCAGCATTATTTGCAGAAAATGGCTGCAATGTTGTTGGAGTTGATGTTAAAAAAGAAGTTATTGATGATTTAAATAAAGGAATAGTGCATATTGAAGAACCTGGAATTTCCGAAGCCATAACTGATGCAATAAATGAAAATAGGTATGTTGCACAACTAGAGCCTGCTGAAGCGGATGTTTTCATAATCACAGTACCAACACCTTATAAAATGGAAAATCTAAGCTGTGATTTAAGTTACGTCATTGAAGCATGTAACTCCATATTAAAATATGTTAAAAAAGAAAATGTGATAATTGTTGAATCAACAATTGCGCCAGGATCTATAGAAGAAACCGTGCAACCAATTTTTGAAAATGAAGGATTCACAATAGGAGAAGATTTATTCCTTGCACATTGTCCGGAAAGAGTTCTACCTGGGCAAATAATATATGAACTAGTGCACAATGACAGAATTATTGGGGGAGTAACTCCAAAATGTACTGAAAAAGCAGCTGAAGCGTATGGAATTTTTGTTAAAGGGGAACTGATGAAAACCGAAGCAAAAACTGCAGAACTATCCAAATGTATGGAGAATACATTCAGAGATATCAACATTGCCCTTGCAAATGAACTTGCTAAAATTTGTGCTGAAATTGATGTTAACGCACTAGACGTGATAAAACTTGCAAATAAACATCCTCGTGTGAATATTTTAAATCCGGGACCTGGAGTTGGCGGTCACTGCCTTGCAATTGATCCATACTTCATTTATGCAAAAGCACCTGAAACAGCTAAAATAATAAAATTGGCAAGAGATACAAATAAGAGCATGCCTGATTTCGTAACAAAATACGCTGAGAAAATTATTGAGAATAATTGCAAGGGGAATGAAAAAATTGCAATTTTAGGAGTGTCTTATAAAGGGAATACTGGAGATACACGAGAAAGTCCGGCATTTGAAATTATTGCCCAATTAAATGAGAAAGGATATGACATTGAAATATTTGACCCCCATGTTGAAAATGAAGATTATCATGATTTTGAAAATACAATTAAAAATGCATCATTGTGCTTGATTTTAGCAGACCATGATGAGTTTAAGGATATGGATATGAATTTATTGATTAAAGAAATGAAAAATCCGATAATATTCGATACAAAAAATATTATCAATGGAGTACCTGAAGAAATTACTTTATATAATTTAGGAAATCTTTCAAAAATATAA
- a CDS encoding glycosyltransferase, with amino-acid sequence MAKVSVVIPVYNVEDYLEDCLNSIVNQTLRDIEIICINDGSTDNSLDILHKFSENDDRFKIISQENQGHAVATNKGIQMANGEYLYLMDSDDIVKLNLLEDTYRLCSSKNLDFVIFKAMNYNELENKFYESERYSMQKLFDSVGDEIFSYKDIPDEVLFNISVTPWSKLYNREFIVNCGAKFPEGLVFDDNVFFWQVLFNAKRIYFYNEFLFTRRWYSTSSTTSGDQRYLDSIEIVNLIGEEFKKYGEFEHHKKKLYNEKIHMGDFRYRYIKKEFKSIFFDAWRKDLIEVFKDEVLFEDLYKNLIDAYKNMLVKILLSQNHDEFKNMQDIAQLDFKKIKKDIDLKLKSEDKSIKSKFKKNLKRLF; translated from the coding sequence ATGGCAAAGGTATCTGTTGTAATTCCAGTATATAATGTTGAAGATTATCTTGAGGATTGTCTCAATTCAATTGTAAATCAGACATTAAGAGATATAGAAATAATCTGTATTAATGATGGTTCAACAGATAACTCTTTGGATATCTTACATAAATTTAGTGAAAACGATGATAGATTTAAAATAATATCTCAGGAAAATCAGGGCCATGCCGTTGCCACCAATAAAGGAATTCAAATGGCCAACGGCGAGTATTTGTATCTAATGGATTCTGATGATATAGTTAAGCTAAATCTATTGGAAGATACGTATAGGTTATGCAGTTCAAAAAATCTAGATTTTGTAATTTTCAAAGCTATGAATTATAATGAACTGGAAAACAAGTTTTATGAAAGTGAAAGGTATAGTATGCAAAAATTATTCGATAGTGTCGGTGATGAAATATTTTCATATAAAGACATACCTGATGAAGTATTATTCAATATAAGTGTTACTCCTTGGTCCAAATTATACAATCGAGAATTTATTGTGAATTGCGGTGCAAAATTTCCCGAAGGATTAGTATTCGATGACAATGTTTTCTTCTGGCAGGTTTTATTCAATGCTAAGAGAATTTACTTTTACAATGAATTTCTGTTTACACGAAGATGGTATTCAACTTCCTCAACAACTTCCGGCGACCAAAGGTATTTGGATTCAATTGAGATTGTGAACTTGATTGGAGAGGAATTTAAAAAATATGGTGAGTTTGAACACCATAAGAAAAAACTATACAATGAAAAAATTCACATGGGTGATTTTAGATACAGATATATCAAAAAAGAATTTAAAAGCATATTTTTTGATGCCTGGAGAAAGGATTTAATTGAAGTTTTTAAAGATGAAGTGTTATTTGAAGATTTGTATAAAAACTTAATAGATGCGTATAAAAATATGCTTGTTAAGATTTTGCTTTCTCAAAACCATGATGAATTTAAGAATATGCAAGATATTGCCCAATTGGATTTTAAAAAAATAAAAAAAGATATTGATTTGAAATTAAAAAGTGAAGACAAATCTATTAAAAGCAAATTTAAAAAAAATTTGAAAAGATTATTCTAA
- the wecB gene encoding non-hydrolyzing UDP-N-acetylglucosamine 2-epimerase: protein MKIATVLGTRPEIIKMAPIIDEISKRNIDQIILHTGQHYDKEMSDNFFRDLEIRTPDYNIHVGSGTHGKQTGLMMKGIEEILLDEKPDIVLVQGDTNAVLAGALVASKLHIAIGHVEAGLRSYDMTMPEEINRRAADVTSSMYFIPTEESAINLLSEGFSHKNMFITGNTVVDACFRHLEIAEKRGFEEESLKKLNIDNMENILTLTMHRAENVDDKQRVTNIIEALKELDDMNIIFPIHPRTKNTLQNFGLFDELNNLKHVHIIKPLGYLDFLLLTSKSALILTDSGGLQEEAITLDVPALTLRYNTERPETVTAGGNILVGSDKEAIIKNARKILDDGEFAQKMKNAVNPYGQGESAKLTVDAIEENFQRGLLDIKAPEDIMTSFKREMKLIDEDINVKEFEEKHQALIHMVFDGTSMKFPKDDLNLKGMIVSFDLFEK from the coding sequence ATGAAAATAGCAACAGTATTGGGTACAAGACCCGAAATTATTAAAATGGCGCCAATCATTGATGAAATATCAAAAAGAAACATTGACCAAATTATTTTACACACAGGACAGCATTACGATAAGGAAATGTCTGACAATTTCTTTAGAGATTTGGAAATTCGAACACCGGATTACAACATCCATGTCGGTTCTGGAACCCATGGAAAACAGACCGGATTGATGATGAAAGGAATAGAAGAAATTCTTCTAGACGAAAAACCTGACATAGTACTTGTTCAAGGAGACACCAATGCAGTATTGGCAGGTGCTCTTGTAGCTTCAAAATTACATATTGCCATTGGACATGTTGAAGCAGGCCTCAGATCATATGACATGACAATGCCTGAAGAGATTAACAGAAGAGCAGCAGATGTAACATCATCAATGTATTTTATTCCAACAGAAGAATCAGCGATTAATCTGCTCTCTGAAGGATTTTCTCATAAAAACATGTTCATTACCGGAAATACTGTTGTTGATGCTTGTTTTAGGCATTTGGAAATAGCTGAAAAAAGAGGATTTGAAGAAGAATCACTTAAAAAGTTAAATATTGATAATATGGAGAATATTTTAACTTTAACCATGCACAGAGCAGAAAATGTTGATGATAAACAAAGAGTCACAAATATCATTGAAGCTTTAAAAGAACTGGATGACATGAACATTATTTTCCCAATACATCCAAGAACCAAAAACACATTACAAAATTTTGGTTTGTTTGATGAATTGAACAATTTAAAACACGTTCATATTATTAAACCTTTAGGGTATCTTGATTTCTTACTTTTAACTTCAAAATCCGCTTTAATTTTAACTGACTCAGGAGGCCTACAGGAAGAGGCAATAACACTGGATGTTCCTGCATTAACTTTAAGATATAATACTGAAAGACCCGAAACCGTTACTGCGGGAGGAAATATTCTCGTAGGATCTGACAAAGAGGCAATTATAAAAAATGCTCGGAAAATATTGGATGATGGAGAATTTGCTCAAAAAATGAAAAATGCTGTGAATCCATATGGACAAGGAGAATCTGCAAAATTAACTGTTGATGCAATCGAAGAAAATTTCCAACGAGGATTATTAGACATTAAAGCGCCTGAAGACATCATGACTTCCTTTAAAAGAGAAATGAAACTAATTGATGAAGACATTAATGTTAAAGAATTTGAAGAAAAGCATCAAGCATTAATTCACATGGTTTTTGACGGAACTTCCATGAAATTTCCAAAGGATGATTTGAATTTGAAAGGAATGATTGTGAGTTTCGATTTATTTGAAAAGTGA
- a CDS encoding UDP-galactopyranose mutase — MNIRTADIYPIYDNENSELYEKYVELSKKENNVIFGGSSRMYKYYDMWQVIDKALKLVKSLVEL; from the coding sequence GTGAATATTAGAACTGCTGACATTTACCCAATTTATGACAATGAAAATTCAGAACTCTATGAAAAATATGTTGAACTTTCAAAAAAGGAAAATAATGTTATCTTCGGAGGTAGTTCAAGAATGTACAAATATTATGATATGTGGCAAGTTATTGATAAAGCATTGAAACTAGTTAAATCTTTGGTGGAATTATGA
- a CDS encoding class I SAM-dependent methyltransferase: MHKNSHSKMEWFKNTYLSTSSKLDILDVGSLDGKGNYNYSDIFNEQNWNYTGLDFQGGNNVDIVVTDIYNWFEIEDNTYDVVISGQLFEHLEFFWLTMSEIERVLRPGGYVCIITPSAGPKHGGNMPNCYRFYEDGLRAMAKYVDLEVLHASVDDRDEAKPWYDACLVAHKAGNISNESSQDLENRMNNLESKLDSILEALQK; encoded by the coding sequence ATGCATAAAAATTCACATTCAAAAATGGAATGGTTCAAAAATACTTATTTAAGTACTTCAAGTAAATTAGATATCCTTGATGTAGGCTCTCTAGACGGTAAAGGAAACTATAACTACTCAGATATTTTCAATGAACAAAACTGGAATTATACCGGTCTTGATTTTCAGGGAGGCAATAATGTAGATATTGTCGTTACAGACATCTACAACTGGTTTGAAATTGAAGACAATACCTACGATGTCGTAATTTCAGGACAATTATTTGAACATTTGGAATTCTTCTGGCTCACCATGTCTGAAATTGAAAGAGTTTTAAGACCTGGAGGCTATGTTTGCATTATTACTCCATCTGCAGGCCCTAAACATGGAGGAAACATGCCAAACTGCTACAGATTTTATGAAGACGGGTTAAGAGCTATGGCAAAATATGTTGATTTGGAAGTATTGCATGCTTCTGTTGATGACAGGGATGAAGCCAAACCTTGGTATGATGCATGTTTAGTCGCTCACAAAGCAGGCAACATTTCAAATGAAAGTTCACAAGATTTAGAAAACAGAATGAACAATTTGGAAAGTAAACTAGATTCCATTTTAGAAGCCCTTCAAAAATAA
- a CDS encoding ABC transporter permease, which yields MNFIKRNDLFLLEEIVRKNFFSRYKDSVLGVFWTVLKPLLMTILFTIIFSTVFGRSIDNFPLYFLSGRCIFDFFNGSINVAMGSIKGNKNILQRNPAPKYIFILGGIISEFFTFIINLILLIGVIIVTHAQFYLIMPLSIIPIISLVIMIIGLGLMLSIICVYYTDVQHLWGVLSVMIMYSSALFYPMDIIPEPFHQYMILNPLYWIVDQFRSFIYVGAIPDVLNMVNSLLLSVIILIFGIIIFKKYEKKVSMRF from the coding sequence ATGAATTTTATTAAAAGAAATGACCTTTTTTTATTAGAAGAAATAGTTAGAAAAAATTTTTTTTCCAGATATAAAGATTCAGTTTTAGGTGTCTTTTGGACGGTTTTAAAGCCTTTGTTAATGACAATATTATTTACAATTATATTTTCAACAGTATTTGGTAGAAGTATTGATAATTTCCCATTATATTTTTTAAGTGGGCGTTGTATTTTTGATTTTTTTAATGGAAGTATTAATGTGGCTATGGGTTCTATTAAAGGAAACAAAAATATACTGCAAAGAAATCCAGCACCGAAATATATTTTTATTTTAGGAGGTATCATTTCTGAATTTTTTACTTTCATAATCAATTTGATTCTATTAATTGGTGTGATAATTGTTACTCATGCACAATTTTATCTCATAATGCCATTATCAATTATTCCAATTATTTCATTGGTAATTATGATAATAGGTTTAGGATTAATGTTATCAATAATATGTGTTTATTATACTGATGTTCAACATTTATGGGGTGTTCTTTCTGTAATGATAATGTATTCTTCTGCTTTATTTTATCCGATGGATATTATTCCCGAACCGTTTCATCAGTATATGATTTTAAACCCATTATATTGGATTGTGGATCAGTTTAGATCTTTTATTTATGTGGGGGCTATTCCGGATGTTCTAAATATGGTAAATTCTTTATTATTGTCCGTAATAATTTTAATATTTGGTATTATAATATTTAAAAAATATGAAAAAAAGGTTTCCATGAGGTTTTAG